A window of bacterium genomic DNA:
GCAGGTACAGGTTGCTCAGGCCCTCCGCCGCGCACCAAGCGACGATGGCCTCCATCAGCCGCCGCGCCAGCCCCCGCCGGCGGTGCGCCGGCTCGGTGAAGACATTCACCACCCAGGCCCGCCGCGGCCGCGGATCCGCCGGGTTGGGATGGAAGGCGAGGAAGATGACCCCGCCGCCGGCCACGACCTCGCCCGCGGCCGTCTCCGCCAGCCAGCCGCGGTAGTTGCCGTCGGCGAGGCCCTGCTCGATCATCGGC
This region includes:
- a CDS encoding GNAT family N-acetyltransferase, coding for MSDYTLRPAAATDLDTVLYHRRRMFEDMGYADPAGQAAMLAISAPMIEQGLADGNYRGWLAETAAGEVVAGGGVIFLAFHPNPADPRPRRAWVVNVFTEPAHRRRGLARRLMEAIVAWCAAEGLSNLYLHASTEGRALYAGMGFTPTSEMRLRLR